A segment of the Necator americanus strain Aroian chromosome IV, whole genome shotgun sequence genome:
GGACttgtgaattgaaaaaaaattaaaatggcAAGTTCAAAtaagttaaaataataaataataaataagttcgTTCAAATAAGAAAGGACAGTAGGATTAATGGTGTGCTTCATCCGAAACAgtcgtaaagaaaaaaatctgtctttGTCTACAATTACATAGATTTGTTGCGAGAAAATCAGATAAActacgtcaaaaaaaaacagaaaataaactaGAACAGAAAACCGTGCCTTTGACTGAGAGCGCCTTTTCCAATGTCATATGTTGTCTGCATCGGATCCCAACTTAGAGGAGCATTCGGTATATTTTGTACGTCTGCCTAAAAGAGACAACTTCAATCAAGTCTGGATGCTTGACTGAGGAGAAAATCCCGAGTTTATTGAGGTGTTCTCTTTAGTTACTCCTatagaaatgtaaaatttaTGGCAGAAAAGCAAGGAAttcctgcaatttttttttctgggaaaaggatTAATGGTCACTATTAAGAAAgtttaacacttttttttctaaaaaaaaactcagaaatcTTCAACTGAAATgtgttattactattttaaaaTGGATTTATGACTGTTCAATTACttcctttagaaaaaagacGTGAAAGTATTATGTTTTTGGCAAAGACGTGGACAAAACCATTATCTTTTTCCTCTGATCCACGCTTACTTTAAAATAAATCATCACCACAATAACAAACATATCAGAGCATCTGATCGTAAAATTCCAAGctgttttaaacaaaaaaaaagaaggaatggtGTGGTCAACGGGAGAAGTTTAGTACATCGTTGGCGCTGTAAAGTTTGTCATATGGAATCAAtaacttttttgtctttccaaacaaaagacataagaaaaaaaaacgaaggtaTGTGCAGCTTCCATGAAACTCGATAGCTTAAAAATGCACATGTAGATCCTAAAAACCCTAATAACTAAGAGATCCTAAAAACATCACCTGACGAATCTGAGTGGTGGGGGTTTCAGacgggttatgcctacacgggtTCTtaaattatggggaggagggtgattccctccatttcttcctaattgtcgtaaaaaacgactcggaagatgcggtttcgagccttacggagcgctattttctacaacgagttcgattggagcacgcgccgcatcttctgggccgttttttgcggcaatcaggaagaaatggatggaatcaccctcctcctcgTAATCTACGACGCTGTATAGGAATAACTCACCTAAAACCCGCcatcacttcagattcgtggggtgatgccattaaaACTGAATAACTGAAGGTGAAGCGTAAAGTAATAGCTGAACTCAACCTTTTCTAATTGAATTCTTTCCGGGGTTAATCGCAGAATATGTGACTCGTGAGGGTTTTTGAATAAACGCCGTATTTCCTCTTCATATTTGATCTGAAATCTAACACATTAGCTgtggaaaagattttaaagaaaaagtttctgCACTTCAGTTTTTTCAGCGATAGCAAAACGACTAAATGACAATGCAAATTGGTTGAAGCACTGCAAGGCTGCGTGGAAGACGACACGTAtgagaatgaaagaatgatgCTATCCTTCTGAAGAGTATAGTAGAAAACTTTAAATGTGTGGATATGTTATTTTTTGCCTCCATTCTGAATCAACCTACAACCACAATAGTCTAGTTGCTTgtggaaaaatccaaaaattattCTCAAAGAATGGAATTTGGGAATTTCATCACACGACGTAAAGACCTGCAGCCAACCACAGACCTGACGCTTATCaaggaaaagtggaaaaaaatcgcatttgcTTCTCAATTTTCTGATACATTTGCAACTAAGATGTGAATTAATCAACGAATTAGTGCTTCGACTTCGTCCTCTTCGGATTCCGCTGCTGATGGTTTTGAATTAGTGAGGTAGAAAAACGTTCGTTCTCTCACTATAATCAAATAGCAACCTCTGAGGTAGATTATATACAAACTAGCAAACGAGAGGAGGTAGAGGGTACAAACTACGAAAAACACACAAACGTCAACGAAAACCCTGCTACAGACCTGCTGACGGCATGTGAACGTTTCATGTCAGCTATCATCTACTTTATGAGaaggtaaataaaataagcttAATAACTTCAATATGGAGCTGTTTAAAGACAACAAATATTTGTAGAACTCTTTCGAAATTCccgagaggaaaaaaaaaaacaaaaaaagagaatgaaagaaaaaggaaatccaAATAAATTCTCGTCAAGTGCTTCAAAATGTTACAAGTTTATGAAAATTTGGTTACAGTCAATGTGTCTGAAAGAGCGCGCTCGGCGCAGTCCAGGATTTGGTGACAGTTTTCCTTTggtttttcctagttttttttattataccgAAGTCTTCgatgtttttaatttctttgtaACTTCAATACCTTGCGTTCATTTGGTGGCAAGTGCTTGACTTTCTCTCGGAACGGGTACAGCATCGTTTCAACTGTAATTACTAGATTATTAATTCAAGTTGGATAAGTTCTCAGTTGTTGCGAACTTGTGAACCTGCTGATAAAGTTGTCGTAGTTGTAGTTGTCGTTTCAGGTGTGGTTGTACTTGAAGCAGATGTGGAAGGAATTTCAGATATTTTAGAGTTACACTGAAAAACGCTATCCTCTAGAATGCTTACAAACTCGAAAGAAACAAGATTCGCTATGTTTTTTCACCAAAACTTTCAGCACCTGTCTTTCATCCcctgaaatgaaagaaggcCTTCTTAAAGGTTGAAAGCCATTTCAATCAGATTTGTATTTGAGGTTGGTGGAAATTATGCTCTGTTACTTCGTGGATGGCACGTTCACTGccataattgttttttttttatggttcGCTATTTCTCCACTACGTAATCCATCCGCATTTTGCAATCTGCTACCGAATGGACGAATTTATAGTTCAGCTCCGCTGATATGACATGCAAGGTCACCAGCATAGACATTTAAGTGACGTTTCCATATGTCACCTCAACTGATGAGGTAGGAAGGTCAACCGAAAGTCAGACCATCCACTTTCTCCTCCACTGCCAAGAATATCAGGTCAACCGATTGTTTTTAAATTGGATGGTAGATTAAAAACAGCTGACCGGTCACTACTGTTCTATGGTGAAAGTAATTACTGTGCACCACTTCGGAATGAAGCCTCCTAATCCTTCGTTCTCACGGCAagtaaaaaaagggaattatAGCACATGTGCGAGTGTGGcgtagtcggttagaggtccgtgatcgatggttcgaaaccgccctaattCAAATGAAGCCATTCATCCctttggggtcgataaattggtaccagagttgtctgagattataaaaacactgaattaaTTATTGGCTGGGCCTCGCAAGTCAtggtataggccaacacgcctTCCCAAACCTCaccgattacgaattccagtaaaacgcgttggcgcatcccaagtgggcTGATACggcagtgactttatcctttttaatagCACATGGTGACTGCTTCCACTACAGTATTCATGGGATGCTGAACACAGGAGAATTATATAACGTGAGTAtacttctccttttctctaGCAGTAAAATAAACTGACAACCCAACACAGGAgaagaaatttgtaaaaacaacaataggagagaaaatcaggaaaagaGCCTGTTATACAGGATTGGAAAAGAACAGATAAAAAATCTGATTCCTTTTCTTGTTAAAGAAAACTGTGATGATGTACAGATGTTaagtattttctttgaagtaaCACCAGGACTAACTTCAGCTActattccttctttcttccatcattttttttctgtgcatgTCACTATGCCACCGACCTTATTTCTTTGACAGTACTTCCTTTCACTAACGATAACTACTAtgttgaaatgaattttcaaattttcatagtGACGAATGATGTTCACCAAACTAGTTTCGCTCCAAAGCGAATTAGACGAgattgattttaaaatttactgtAAGGGTGCATACGATTTATTCACATCACATCTATTCCCATAATGTTCTCAAAATTGCGTTTCAAATTTGACTAATTCACCACAGTAGGGTCATTTTGTTGAAACCAATTTATGATTGCACGTCAATAATTACGAAGTGCCGTGGATTATGGACAAATGTGAggctggttttttttggatcagCCTTGAACAGTGAAACCACACATCCATTCACCACGTGTTGAATGTTGATCGGCAGAACTAGTCTCCATTTTATCCATAATCCAGTGCACTGAGTTGTCATTCTCACCGAATCGTAGATTGGTTCCGAAACATTTCTCTTCATGAGTTGGACTGGAGACGAACTTGTTATAGGCTTCTATTCTCGTCTGACATTTTggtaaaagaaatttctcctctCAAATGCATTATCTGGCAAATGAAGAGAATCCTGGGCCTACTTTTGGTCCCCATTGCCTCCACTGGAAGAATGGGTCGTACCTTAGGATAGGAGAACATCCAAACTAAATCCAGTCCTGCTAATCGTGATGAAGTGAGCGCTCTATCGAACAACGGGCTTGAATAAGtggcgagttcccgcgtaatgggTAGGCATTCTCATTATGGTTCAACGTAGGGCTCTTCTTATAATTCTAAATCGGTTCCAGAAGTTTCTGCTTCGCTAGGTTCAcgcgaaaaaaatcagtatcatgattgtaacaaaaaaaagccgcCTTAGTCTCCTTAATCATCTCAGCTCTCCCGCCGCACCCTATGACAACCTAAATCCGTGGACTCACCTGATTTCCTTTTCCCATCCAGGTGTTCTTTCACGTAGCGTCTTTCACGTAATACATAGcggtgttgtttttttccattatgtATTCGTCAGAGGATTCGTTatagaaaatcaaattaataatACATAGACTCATACAACACAATaaccttctttgtttttcggaCATACTTTGCATGGACTTCGATGATTAGTGCAAATACGGTCATATAGGTGACTGTTTATAAGCCTTTACCTATagcagagtcaaaacgacatgagtgacggtgcagttgcgtgagcagttgcgctcgatgcttcgcggtggagatagcggttggaatcgaggtgggactgcATCGAGAACCGCGGTAAGGAACGGTAGTAGCAGGAGCCCTGTGTCGATCCTGATCGCTGCGCTTcaccgcaacgcttcgagcaccgcaaccgcttacgcaactgcaccgtcaCTCATGCCATTTTGACTGTAGTATACTTTGCATGTAGTGGAACTTCGATATAGTGGAAATACGGTCATATAGGTGACTGTTTATAAGCCTTTAGCGAAATCGTATCACATTCGTTCTGGAGCGAAACCACTTTGATGAACATCATCAGGATTTGTCAATTCAATACTACATAACATTCAACTTTAATAATGGAATCCCATCACGTGCACGGTAGCATAGTAACGTTGTACGGAACATCAATGACACATTATACATTTCTTTAAACGCACTAACATAAGCGGCATGCATTGaatgaacaatgaaaatgCTGGCTGCTTCATTTCAAGCATTCGTGCAGCTTCGCATAGTTTTTCCTTTCGTCCATTTGAAAgagctccaaaaaaaaactctacccTCTTGCTATTATCGAGAGgttaatgaagaaaatttgtgcCCGTTTTCTGGGATTAGATATTTGGCAGTACTTATTGTATGTATATcacttcattcgttttgatcctataGAGAAGGATGGTGCCATTCATTTTTTAGGAATATCTTTCTGTACTGGGTATTTTCCAACATTCTGCCTCATTTCCACCATGGAAAAGAGACTCCAGAGATTTCtcaacctaaaaaaaagaacactgtgGACACATACCTCTAATTCTCTAGCAGTTGTAACTGTCGAACTGGAAGCTGATGCATTGAGATCTAAACATAGACGGCcactaatgtttttttcaagatcCGCTTTGCAATCTAAGTAGAAACATACTTGAAACTAGCAGGGTTTCATCTGTCGGCTTTATTTCTTCACGTGACTTGTGCAATTTCTCGAGCGATTGCTCCGCTCCCATAGATCCTCACCGATCTGGTTTGTGTAGAAGAAGAATTGAGACACCACCTCCATAAACACAATGAACACTGATTACGTATACGTTTGGCGCTCAATCATACATATTGACAGGAACTTCTTCACTAGAAATTCGGATGTGAAGGTTTAGCGGTCGTCATGTGTTGCACTTAGTCAGTTCGAGGGTTTCGTGTTCCATAATTAGAAAGCAAGCGAGTGCAGGACAGTAAGGGGTAAGGGGTCCACTGTGGCCGCACCGTCGATGGTTTGAAGCTagaggcgggtgtagtgtagcgataagaggttccgcttcctgcacgatcgatcggaggctcGAATCCGACATGATACCAccctccggcgtcgataaattggtttcATCCCTCCGACGTTTCAAATGGTtggtaaaaaattaattaaataataaaataaataataaattggtTTCATTCATCCGacgtcgatgaattggtagcagacttgtctgggaggatagaaacactgacatgATCATCGACGGGCCCCGCAAGCAATTCTAGAGGCCAACACGAATAAGATGCATATGTGATACCCTTTACCACCTTCTTCTTGTTCACTAACTTTAGGTTGACCAGAAAATGACGTGGTCACTACTCCCTAAAAAATCGATTCTGCATTTCGAACAATTGTTAGTGTATGTAGTTAACGTATACGTTTGgcggaatatttttttttcaaattttcttcacgCACTTCCATTCTATTCCAAAAATCACTTACTGTTATGTGGTGGTGCTGTAAAATAGTGAGTTACAACTACTCGTTCACTGCAATCCGTTTTCTCAGCAGAAGCACAGAGAGAATTGGGAAAATATCGAAGCCGGACACTTGGGAGGTCAATGCTCCACTGGAACATGATTGTACTTCCAGGTGGTTAGCTACAGCTACTTATTTCAGAACTCtgaaaattcttagaaaagtAACGTATGGGCTACCTCGGGTCTCatttgataaaataatatcatTAGCTCTAATAGCGATTTTGCAAGTTGCATTAACGTGACTCAAAATCCTGGACAAATCCCAGTGTCCAAATTAGAAAAAGCAAAGACTTGCAAACGCAGTCGAAATGGGCCCTACTATCTTTTGTGGTAAAAAATAGATATTTCTATTTGTGTGCTTTAAGTGGCAGttaattgaaatttcaaagaaaatttttctaggaaaattcgaaactGGACACTGAACCTAAGGTGCTGCTCTACTGGAAATAATCTTAACCTTTAATTTCAGTAAAAATTGCCCAAAACGAGGTCGGCAGATTTCTAGAACAAatatctatctttttttttaataagatTTAATTGTGCTCACGAAGTTGTGACGCCTGGGAATCGTTTCATTCAGTGCAGACAATCCCTAACCAGtacctaataaaaaaaaaaaacgacatctGGCAGTGTAACTTTCTGGTAGTGATTAGTCTATTCTAGCCGAGGAGATTCTCCCCCAAATTCgtatatctcttttttttcctctattttctAAAGTTCGGATGTACTGGCAGGAGACGTGACATTCgacattgttgttgttgttgtgtttctgttttgttgtttggtCACACCGTTCTTACGCATTGTGCTTTGTCACCGTGTTATTGCGGTAAACAGCAACAACTTTGACCATCCTGCCCACTATAAATGTCTCCTCATCATCAGGCGAACAATCGTTCAACGAACTTTCCATTCAGCACTCACAATTCACTAATAGAACCTTacttttcctgttttcctcTACCTTacttttcctgttttccttTACCTcacttttcctgttttcttttaatttttcgatAACATTGTCCCCGTTTTCGCTGTAACTTTAgctctttgaaatttgaatttcgcCTGATTCTGGAAATAGTTCCTGCGTGTTTGATGTCattcatatatttttaatCTACTCTTTTTGAAGATTACCCTTACTATTTTGAACATAGGCATATTTGGTATTGGTATCACGCCCATAATGATCAGTTGACTGGGCGGATTATTTCCTGCTACGTTTTTGTTCCACGCATTTATTACATCCATAAGATTTCCGTTGACGATTTCTACCCAAAATCCAGCAAATTATGCAAGGAAATGCCAATTTCTTTAATATTTCGTCAAGTTAGTGcgtaatttttctggaaaactctGCAACAGTCGGATACAATAGAGATAAGTGCAGTAGAGGCATCCTTTCGTAAAAACCATAATTTcggattttgagaaaaaaacggatGTGCGTGGTAATTGATTATCGTCAAGTTTCGCCACTTTTACAAACCTCTCGGAAAAAATGTCCtagcttttcaaaaaaaaaaaaaaaaacttaatttccCGGATCAAGCCGGGGTCAGTGGTGATTTCCAGCAATTTCTTTAATATTGGGTACCCCTCTCAAAGTAAGTAGTCCTCTACCAGACTTCAtcttctgggaaaaaaaaatttcgctgAAACTATATTAAAGTCTGATGCTCATAATTTTTCTAGTAATAGCAactaaaaaattggaaaatgtgTGCCCACAAATTGACTTTTGAaaactttatgttttttttacttttgtaaAAGTAATGGAGGAGCCCGTACAATGTGctggaaactttttttgcaaaaaaaaaactgctgagaTTGTTAGGATAAGAATGCCATTTTACAGCAATATGATGTCTAGAGACAATGCAATCGGCTGCGGTTTAAATTGACATAATCGAATCAGTTTATATATTACAACCAGTGGCATCTCCACTCTCCAGTTGAAATAATCGCATTTTACCGTGATATTGAGGGTCATAAGTTAAACTCTCGAACCTTTTCTGCATCTCAAATCCAATGTCACGTACCTCTATGTACGCTAGGGTTATCTTACGTTCCCTTACGCATGATATGCTCAAAAGTAAATGAAGTGAAGGGAGTAAATTTGCTGAAGTTACAAGGATGTACAGTTATACGATCAGTAGTATTGCCAAGTGGTCGGCTTCGACCGACGTGTTTAGACTTCAAACGCCGACAATTTgtataaatttaaattcagtTGCTGAGCAAACACATATTCCAGGCCTCTTGGGAAGTTTTGAGATCTTTTTCCAATCTGGTATCTTCGCGTACTGCGGTTGTAGTAGTGAGTTTATAAAGTAGGACATATACCTGTTCCCAATCGCATTCAACCGTGGCGACGCGACGAGTCCACTTCGAAACCGTGCATTGATGTCCTGATGAGTTCTCAAGTTCTATTATTTGTATTGAATAGTATTTTCAATTCGCACCATCGACAAGGATCTCACTAGCTGCTTAAGGATTTCCTAGAGGTTGACTACTTGCTGTAAAGCCGATATAGGACCTTAAAGAAAGTGGAACTttatgaatttcaaaaagaaacgataaaaagtaaaattttctaaacattATTACGATGATTGTGATGACATAAGTGATCTACAGGTTAGCTTTCCCGATTTctgatcacttttttctgagttAACAAAAAACTTATCTTGGTAACTTTATGGCTAGCTAAAAAGATGAGGAAATTGGGCCTTCGAAGACTCGATTCATCCGTTTCCTCCTGCCCCTCAACCTCCCTATCCTCCAAATTGGTGATTTGTGGCTATTGTTGCTGCTGTTCCATTCGTCAGCAGGTGGTTTCCTGCGCTGTTGTTGTCCTGCTAACTGTTTGAAGCACATTCTTGTTTTACTGTTCCACGTCCTTGCCGTTCTTCCACACCTGCACATATTTGTACATTAAGCAGCGATAATTTTAGAGAAGAGAGCCTTGTTACGTTTGcaatcgacttttttttttttgcttctacaCGGCATTGAGGAAAAAGTATAAGAAATCTTACTTTTCCTTTCCATCGACAGTGCTTTTGCACATTTCCATCTTTGAGTACGTGTGGCTTCtaacactaatttttttcgtattgtTCTCTTAGAAAAACCGCTCGAGAAAAGAACTTAAAATACCCGTAGGCTCCCTGAGAAATGTTAATCTTTCTACGCAAAAGAACTTTATATCCTAGAAAGCAACATGCTCACATTTAGGCAATGTGCGAAGTTGAAAAGGTATTTGTTTTGGGATAATATTTCGGCGATATCGGATATATGTAGCACATGAAACCAGACTCCATTTCTCCTTTCCGGTTTTTGAGTTTTCTATTTCTGAGCacggacgaaaaaaaaagctcaacaAAATTTCCAGTCATTCCAACAAAGCCGGAAATTGTCTCAAAATTGTTGGAggatttttcctgagaaaaacaTTTAATCGCTTGCGTTCTAGAGACAACCCTCAACATTTTACTACATATTATCTTTCTGAAGCTCTTTAGATTATTTCTGAAAtgttatatacatataaattTGCTTTAATGTGCAATAATTTTCCTATTTGGAATTTGTCATGtgatcaattcagtgtttccttttcctttttaatccTCTCTCTCTTTCACCTTTCCCTCCCTTTCCCTTTCCTCTTAGAAATCAGCAATCAATCTTTGTCTGCACAAACTATTACATCTCGCAGTTAACAGAAACATCAATTCCGATTTTAAAAAGGGTCACGCGAAAGGCTCAAGGTCAAAATTACCGTAGAATCAAGCGAATTAGTGAGAACGAGTCCAAAGACCATTCAATCTCACGCGACACGATGGAACGCACACCATGAACACATTACCATTTTGTCAAAGTCGACTACGCCTTTTTACGACCCTAGGCCCAAGGATCTCACGTCCCTAGTTCCTAGAAGTTAGAACGTTGAGTTTCCTTCAATTCCAATGTACGTTCCGCAAGTGAATCCTAAAAACCACTACAGAGTAAATACTTTATGTTTTCATGGACTATAGAATGGACTTTGTCGTCTCCACGTGAACCATCTCAAGTAGCTTGTTTGTTCGTTCACTCATGGGACCTTTTCTCAAGGAGAATAGGAACGTTTCAAGGAATTCTGTGTAAACTGTTCTTATTCATGTTGATTTTGTGAAGTGTTGTTCGTACTATCACTAAACTACGGAATTTAGAGCTCGACAAGTATTCCTGACTGTTGACATACAACAGCAGAATGATTCCTTCAAGTGCATTGTTCAGGAAAGTGGCGAATGCACATATCACTCACTACATGATGGTGTTTATGAATGTAGAGGTTATTCCTAAGTGCTAGTACTTTGCGAGGAATTGTgggaaagaaattttgtggTTAATTCATTCCGGAAGTGAAGTCAAGGAAAAATGTTCTGCGATTCTACGAGCTCAGCGATACAGACTTGAAAGCTTGAGAGTTATATCTATAAGGAAGGGCTATAAGGAAAGGCTGAGCaccaaattttcttgaaagacAGAGTTCACTCTCTGAGTTACCCCTAAACGCTGAATGAGTCCTGACTAGTCGATCGGGTTCCTCAGGATGTTTACCACGCTTCCAATAACCAAGAAGAACTGACTGCCTCGTGCACGTGAATGTGCTTGGCTGGcaattgaaaattcaaat
Coding sequences within it:
- a CDS encoding hypothetical protein (NECATOR_CHRIV.G13366.T1) encodes the protein MGAEQSLEKLHKSREEIKPTDETLLVSNLNASASSSTVTTARELECNSKISEIPSTSASSTTTPETTTTTTTTLSAVETMLYPFREKVKHLPPNERKIKYEEEIRRLFKNPHESHILRLTPERIQLEKADVQNIPNAPLSWDPMQTTYDIGKGALSQRSFKRCNRSKADPWRRYGALRKLHEIGGTGCTPLNQTGVRVQQKFYNIAPGSNPPPPPPIPPITSIDEYGSYETLIAPKKRRSKNHLNEKKN